The window TTGAAAAAGGCCTTATCTTAATTATAACAGTATCTGCTCCAGATACCTACCACAGGGCTTTGCATATAGTGAATACTAAATAATGCACAGGTCTGACCCCATCATTATCCTGCTAAGTAGAAACTCATCAGCTTTTCGAGTTGAGGTTTCCCCCATCTATccttccagccttatttcacattattcctcaTCATGGACTCTAAGTTCCAACCAAATTGGACTAGTCACTGTTCAGAGATCTCATTGTACCCCCTCTGACCTTTGGTGCATTCTTTCATTCAGGCTATTTCTCCTTTACCTCTCAGCTTGGTGAGattcttccttcaaggctgaCTCAGATGCCATCTCTTCCTCAAAGGTTTCCTTAATCTCCCCAATCAAAAATGACCCCTTAGAATAAGCCCTGGATTTATACCTGACTTTGATACTTGCTATCTGTGTAGACTTGGGCAATTGGCAGGATTCCCAGAGATGATGTCTTCCAGATGCCCCTGGATGAATGATGTTATATTGATTGATCAAACCTCAATACACTGCAGAGCTTCCTGGAAGAGACCTGGAAGTGTGCGCTTTCCTTCCACTTGGGAGAGACCAAATGGATGAAGCATGTCTTTTGCACAGATTTCAATGTGAATCTGAATGGATACTTAGCAGAACTTGTCCAACAGTCTGTATATCTGGGACAGATAATGAAGCTGGACAATGAGCTGGGTTTACATTTAGAGGGGAAGAGGTTGGATTGCTTTTGGAAAATTGCAAAGCTTGTTTATTGACCCTAAGCTTCCCATAACAGTAAAcacttatctttttgtttttttgtttctttccttttttttttcagggcaatgggggttaagtgacttgcccagggtcacacagctagtaagtgtcaagtgtctgaggtcggatttgaactcaggtcctcctgaatccagggccagtgctttaatcactgcgccgcctagctgcccctaacacttATCTGTTTAATATAAATTCTTCAATATAGTATATAGTAGTAGTGCATGGAAgcactattactattattacgaCTGCTactactgttgttattattgttcagttgtatttgacccttggtgacctcatttggattttcttgacaaagatacaggaattatttgcatttccttctccagctcattttacagatgaggaaactgaggtaaacagggtgaagtgacttgcccagggtcatacaactagtaaatttgaactcaggtcaggcCCATCCTTCTATCTAttacagcacctagctgcctgcttctcctcctcctcctcttcctcctatcaccaccaccacctactaAACAAAGACTGCTACATGGCACATCAAatagggcactggacctggaatcaggaaaacctgagttcaagtttggcctcagatactagttgtgtgaccctgggcacataacctctgtctcagtttcctcatttgtgaaatgggattGACTAATGGCAAAATgagcacctccttcccagggctgttatgaggctcaaataagagaatatttgtagagagtgcttagcacagtctccCTCCCCTACTACTTAGAATTTATCcggtacaaagcactttacaaatattatctcatcctcacaacaactctgggaggtaagtgctttattatctccattttgcagatgaggatactgaggcaaaaaaaaaagttaaatgacttacccagggtcacacagcttgtaagagtctgaggttggatttgaactcaggactatTATCAATACAAGTCCTACATTTCATCCACTTTTCCACCTAGGTGCTAATTAGACATGAGGTCATacaggaggaaaggaaatgagcaaaggaggtagatagcatcCTAGATAGCTAGCCAGACTGCTCCATGAAAGTCCTCCTTCTAGattgaggggggaaggagggagggagaaatcaaAGAAGGCCTTCGACACATTGGGGGAACCAGGTAGggtgaattttatattttattttatttttaggtaaTGGAATTAAGTGACGTTCCTACGGTCACATAGcttgtgagtgtctgaggtcaaatctgaactcaggtcctctgactccaagaccgGGACTCTATCCCTTGGCCACTTAGgtggcccggggggggggggggcggggtgtgtgtgtgtgaaattttaGGAGGACACGAGTCTCACAGGATGGGCAGATGGTAGGCATTCCCTAGAGAGAACTCCTGAATCATCAACAGCAcaaatccatttgagtatttgagagGGAACACCCTTGAAAGAAACTTTAGAGAATTGCCAGAGGAGTAAAAagtctgtgacttgcccagagtcacagagttagtTAATGATGCCCTTGGACGCAGGTTTTCCGGATTAGGGATCTGCTCTTTGGATTTTACAGATTTGTGTACCGCGCCCTAACTCGATCAAACTGTTAAAGGCAGGGAttggctgttgttgtttgttgttgttttaatttctctatCTATTGAAATGGGGAGAGGTTTGCCTCTGTTTATCTTCGGCCCCACACCAGGGAGTGGTTATGTTGACTCACATTGGCTCCCCATCCCCAGAGCATACTATAATTTCACCTATGATAAGTTTCTTAGGAACACGGGTATCTTGGGAGAGCAGCTCAGGTTGGGAGCACCTCCAGAGGCCAACGCTTTTCTAATGTAAATATTTAGGATGAGTGAGTGCCGGGGTAAATCGTTTTGCTCTCTTCTAAAAGCTGCCTACCTTTCAAGTTAGGGAAGGAGTAACAGTAACTCTAAAACTACCCCGCCCGCTCCCCAGGAAAGGCTGACGGCTAGGGAAAGGGACATTTAATCATTTCGAGCATGCGCTCTCCCCTCGGGCCTTAGGCGACTACAACTCCCGCGTCGCTCCGCGGCGCCGTGGGGACCCCTTGGCAACTAGAACCCGCGCGTGGTGTCCGCTGGGAGTTGTAGTCTCGGGGGCTGCCTCTGACCTCTGTTAAGGGGGCGGTCGGGCCGGCTAgcgctgggggcggggggggggaagctgATGCGGGGAAGTGGAGCTGGCCATGGCCTCGGCTAGCGACGGcagcggcggtggcggcggcggggCGGCCGCTGCGGAGCCGGAGCGCCCCCACCAGCGGCCCTTCCTCATTGGGGTGAGCGGCGGCACGGCCAGCGGAAAGGTGAGAACTCGGAGCGGGGGTCTTGCcttggagggaaaggagggagccCTCTTCGGGAGGCGGGGAGCCGGTCCCGCGCCCTGCAGTGGAGCCCATCGGGGGCCCGCGGCATGACCCGCGGGGTGAGCCGGAGACGGGAGAGTCAGTGGGCCGGAGAGCGGGGGCAGCGGCTGGGCCCAGCGGCGGTAGAGGGGTCtgcccgacccccccccccccgcatatCCCCCGCAGGAAGGCGGGGCTCTGTGGGCAGTCCCGCGTCCCCACCTGTAACCAGCCCGGGCTTGGCTCTGGGCGCCGGGGCTCGCCGGGGGGCTGGGAGAGGCCTCGGCCGGCCCATTCGAAGGGGCTTGAGGCGGGGGTCCTCCCGGCTTTCCCCAGTCCACAGTATGTGAGAAGATTATGGAACTACTGGGCCAGCATGAAGTGGACCACCGGCAGCGGAAGCTGGTCATCCTGAGCCAGGACAGGTTCTATAAGGTCCTGACCGCCGAGCAGAAGGCTAAAGCACTGAAGGGCCAGTACAACTTTGACCACCCAGGTAGATCTGGAAACCTCTGCGGGGCGTGGGAAGCGGGAGAGAAGGGGTGGGACGACGGGGAAAGCGCAGCAACTACAATTCACGGCGCAGATAGACTTTTTAATTTACAGAGCACCTTCTTACCAgcagcctgtgaggtaggtagtatgcatactgtccccatttgacagatgagcctCCTCTGAGAGCTTGGCCTGCTCAGTCACATCACTAGTAAGTGGCCGagtcaggactcaaacccaggtctttgaatGGAACTCGTGATTGTTCCACCGTTCcagtctctcttcctccctctcccccccccccccccccccgcctctccTGTGCTCTTTCCctacccctttcctcttcccttccccttctccccctccccatttctttctctctttgctttGGTCTGATACATCCTGGGGAGACTGAGGTGGCTCTGTGAACCTAAACTCCCACAACAAAGTGGGCGGCATCATGTTAAGCTGGGGCCCTTTTCAGAGCTGTCTGGGCCGTGGAGGGTGGACTCTTAACTGAAGCCAATTAGAACGGCTGTTCCATGAGGACACCAACTCCTCCAGGCCTTCAATCAGGATCCCTGTGAAGCAAGCACTGAAATGTCAGTCTTTTCCCCTCAGCATGTTTCCTTCCAGAGACCCATTATACAAAAATAGGTTCTTTCAAACTTCCCTTTCATTCCCCTATTAGTCCTGACAGTAGAggtctcagaaacttagtagccaATCTAAAGAACTGCAGGAGTTAATGTGTCCACAGTAGCCAGTGAGGAGCCCTGAGATCCCAGCTCCTCAGTGGGAAATCAAGAGCCAGGTAAACAGAGAAGCCTGATGTTGTAGTCATTAGATCAAGGTGATGCTTGGACTACTCTTAACTTTGGTGGCTGTCCCACCATCTTCCTCAGTCCTTCTCTAGAAAAAGAAACATTACCCTAGTACACTTGTCCTTAAAATGACTCTGTCCTAGAAAGAGCATAGTCCTTGCCTGCCTCCTAGAAAGAACTTGGAGAATGCCAAATcactgccttgcacatagtaggcccttactGTCATTTTCTTGTTGAGAACCAACTTCTTGGTGGAGATACAGTTTAGATACCAGTTACTGCCAGATAGCTATCTTTATGAACTTGTTCATCTTGTGGcttgcaaaattttaaaaggttataTACCTGCTAGATGTTAATTATATTTCATTCACTCTGTACAGTGTTTGATGCTCTGTAATTACCAgttgatttaagaaaaaacaaacctgcCACCAGCTAGCTATAGGCCATACCCATGGCAACAGAATCTTATCTTTATGTACAAGACCTATATGAGAATAGTCTTGCCTTTTGTTCCATCTCTGCAGATGCTTTTGATAATGATTTGATGCACATGACCCTGAAACACATTGTGGAGGGCAAAACCGTTGAGGTCCCGACCTATGATTTTGTGACCCATTCAAGGTAAGCAGATGGTTTCTGGGAGGGCAGAGGAAGGGCTGTGCACTTCAAGCCCGTTAGCTCTTCCTCTCAGGTGCTTACAGCAAGGACTTCCCCGCAGCAGGCCCTGCCCCCAGTCGGTTTCTGTGGACTCTTCGTGATCTGCCCCTTCCAAGGATTCAGTGCCCCCAGGACCGAAGCTGGTTGTACAGACTGCCCCGGTGACCCTCTCTCTCCTGCAGTGTCCCATTTCCTCGCCTCTGCCTCGCAGGTTACTGGAGACAACTGTGGTTTACCCTGCGGATGTGGTTCTGTTTGAGGGCATTTTGGTATTCTATAGTCAAGAGATCCGGGACATGTTTCATCTTCGACTCTTTGTTGACACCGACTCAGATGTGAGGCTCTCTCGTCGAGGTAAGGGGGAATGCAGGCTTTCTTGAACTCTGACCTTGGACAATTACACAGGATGGTTTAAGGATTAAATCGTTACTATTTCAGTTCTCCGAGATATGAACCGTGGGAGGGACTTGGAACAGATCCTAACACAGTACACCACCTTTGTCAAACCTGCGTTTGAGGAATTCTGCCTGCCGGTACCACCTTTGAATTTGTTagagtttttttaaatgacttttacaTCATAGATTCAGTAATCCCCTTCAAATAGTTGTGTGTTGTCCAGTTTCAGAAGGATGTTGAATATTAGATGAAATCTTGCTTTTATGTAAGGAAAGATACATGTAATTTATATGTAGGGTAGTTTTATGTATAGTTTATATGTAGGGAAGGatttatgtaaaatttttatatatggaGGAATTTATGTGCAGGGAAGGATTTATATGTACTTTACATGTCAGGAAGCATTTATATGGAGGGAAGAGTTTAGTTGGCTTTATATCAAATCCCCTAAATAATAATTTCTCCATACTGATTCTGGCCAAGCCTCTGAGGTGCCCAACTACTTTGAATAATAAAGGGATTATTAGCTTTTTAgtaaactttttaaatgtcaaaactaACAGTACTCTAGCACTGCTCACTAGTTTAGAAGCATTGAGAAAAAGGAGGTGAttggaaaaccttttttttcccctctagatGCGTGACTTCATCAGTATTGGCAGCTAAGAGTAAAGAATCCTTCCCCTCAAATATGGTCCCTATTTCTACAAATAAGTGTTAAAGAATTTCTtgagggcactaagaggttaagtggacttgcctaGGATTGCAGAACCTTTAAAATGTACAGCCCTATGTAATCTTATGCTTAGATTTTCTGTTTCCAGAAATTAATTTGGCATCAATAATTTAGCAGTTCCAGACTTTTCTAATCACATAAACATGCTTAATGAGTCTACCCATTAATATTAAGGGTTCAGTTGGCCACAACTGGCCAGGTTGTATGAGCAAAAAGCAGCTGTCATACCATGTGTTGCTCATGATGCCATGAGACTTCATCCTATAGTGAAGCTCACTTCTTTTCTGTGGCCACACAAGTATTCATATTTGCCTCTCAGCTCCTTGTAGGGTCAGAAGTGATTGGTTGGATCAAAATGGAAGAATGTCATGGATGGCTAGGAGGTGAATCTGGAACCTTTCTATCCTATTTGGTTCACCTTTGCCTGAAGCTGGGTCTGTAGTAGAGAGATGAGCCATATAGGTTATTTTTCACAAGAAACATCCTCAACAATGGAAATGATAGAAAGCCATTGAAAAACAAGGTTGTTTCTTTTGGCTTCCTACACCTGTTCAACTCGACTCATTCTGTCTGGGCAACTCACACGAATTACCCTATCCATTCTGGAGGCCAGTGAGACAAACATCTCCAACCCCTCTCACTGTGTGCCCCAACCCGACATCTCAGGTTCAGAGTAGGGTGAATTCCACTGAAAATTGCAATACTAGGAAAAATTGCTTAAGAGAACTGTTATTTTGTCTTGCAGACTAAGAAATACGCTGATGTGATTATTCCTCGAGGGGTTGACAACATGGGTAAGATGTCTGACCTAACTTATTTCTCTGAGTGCCTGTAATTTCTATTTTCAGGATGCATTTTGGCCATAATTCTTAAATGTAGTTTGATACAAACTCCCCAGATTTAAGGGCCTTAGGGCTTGCACACTTTTCTTGTATCTTCTATTTGTTAGTTTTGTATCtactttaaaatgacattttaaaacttaaaaaaatcagaaaggaaTTATTACTTAGTACTAGAGTGTTTTAACTAGATTTCCTTACAGATATTAACATAAAGGCATGAGAGAAAGTGCCAAGCGTGTGGATTTTAAAAAGCTCACTTATTGATTCTTATTGTTTTTATCTACTGGGGTTTGACACCAGTCCATTGCTTTTGAGTGCAAAGAGCTATGTTTCAGTGAGTAATTATTGGTTATAAATTGAAGCAGGCAGCACAGTTTCCTAAGACAACCACTGGGTGTCAATTAAGTTCAATGAGCTAATAAGACCACTCATTTCCTTTGGCTTGATTGAGGCAAGGGAATTAGAATGATTTTTGCTTCCCATTTCCACTTCCTGGTTCTCTCCCTACTTCTATCATTCattaacctctcttcctttgaaattAATGCTATTCCTATCTACCAGTAACCAATTAAAACCCTGGTAGCTCTTGTCTACAGACTCCCAGTTACTCTTTTTCATTCCTCAATGTGTTCCACATGTGGCTCACAATCCCACGGCCCCCCCAAGTCTTATCCACATACTAGAGCACTTCAGCATACATACAGACTCCTTCAAATACCCTACTGCTCACTTCCCATGAGCTCCTCTTCCACTTAGTCACACACAGACTGTCACACCCTTGATGTTTCTATCATTTGAAAATGTGCCACCTCCACGTTCCCTTATCTGACCAGGTTCTGCTTCTGGTCTGGGCCTCGATCCCCAAACCCTCAACCCCTCAGTCCCCAGACCATCCCCCCAGCACTGGCCACTCCTCTTTTTCACTCAGAGCCCAATACACTTCCTCTTTTTGGAATCCCCTGCCCTCTTACCTCTCACTGATCATGCcatgccaagcctcagccttggaagAGTCCCACCATTTGCTGCCCTCACTCCTATGCACACGTTGctgaacaaaggtggagaaaatcatgcaaccatCCCGACTATCCACTACAAATGTTTGCTACACAACCTCGACTGGGCCCTTACTGCTGCTAGGCAGTCCTTCTACTTCATGAGCCTTATCAGCTCATCCCCTTGTCCACAATGGCTCTTCCAAACCTGTTCATCCTTTCTCAAACTTCCCATGGCTCCCCACTCTCCACAACCCTGcctattttacaggaaaaaactGAAGCCATTCACtgtgagcttcctcttctctctccctcatatcCTGTTACTCATAAGCCTTTACCATCTCAcatgaagtggccttactccttaccaaggctaacccctctgcCTGTTCAAACGATCCCATTCTATCCTATCTCCTCTAGCAGACTGTCCTGTCCTATCCCCCcccacgcgcacacacacactctctcacttGAGTCTCTCCTCTATCAGCTCATGTCCTATTCCCTACTAACATGCTCATATCTCCTCCCCTCTGAAAAAATCCTCATGTGATCCTCCATCACTGCTAACTATCATCTTCTATCTCTTCCCTTTGTAATGAAAGTCCTTGAAAAAGCCATTGCATTCTCagctctcactctcttcttaacctcttATGATCTGGCTTTCAACCAATGATCTTATTGGCCAAATCCAGCCACCAacctccatcttccttctccttgggctctctgcagcctttgacactgttgatcactctctcctccttgatattcccttctctctaaaTGTTGAGGCTACCACTCTCTCCAGGTTCTCCTTACCTGGCTAtagctggtgggtctgcctgcaccatcactccaatccattctccattcagccaccaaaattaatcttcctaaaacacaggcctGATTAAGTCACCACTAAGacccattcagtaaactccagtggctcccgactgcagaagcaaatataaaatgcggtttgtcatttaaagcccttcctaacccatccccctcctatttttccagtcttataccttactcccagCCACATATTCTTTGTGACACTCATAGTGACACTCCATTTCTttgctccaggcatttttctctggctattccccatatctggaatgtactgacctcaccccctccccccatcatctCTACCTACTAAccaccctggcttcctttaagtcccagctaaaacctcaTCTTTAAAGAGagccttttccaacccctcttaattctgttaatcatttcctatttatcctgtacaaaGCTTGTTTGCATATCAGGGCAGGGAGGGGACTGttcctctctttgtatccttgccttgcacacagtaggcactcaataaatgttatcAATGCTGTCTCTGGAGAATCCGGGCCACACTTGTACTCGTCTTTTGCAGTTGCCATCAACCTGATCGTACAGCATATT is drawn from Dromiciops gliroides isolate mDroGli1 chromosome 2, mDroGli1.pri, whole genome shotgun sequence and contains these coding sequences:
- the UCK1 gene encoding uridine-cytidine kinase 1, whose translation is MASASDGSGGGGGGAAAAEPERPHQRPFLIGVSGGTASGKSTVCEKIMELLGQHEVDHRQRKLVILSQDRFYKVLTAEQKAKALKGQYNFDHPDAFDNDLMHMTLKHIVEGKTVEVPTYDFVTHSRLLETTVVYPADVVLFEGILVFYSQEIRDMFHLRLFVDTDSDVRLSRRVLRDMNRGRDLEQILTQYTTFVKPAFEEFCLPTKKYADVIIPRGVDNMVAINLIVQHIQDILNGDICKWQRGVPNGRSYKRTFPEPGDPAVVLTSGKRSHLESSSRPH